CAGCAGGGAGGTGTGTTTTTCCGGTGAAGGCGGGTTATCGCCGGCCGCTGCCTTTGGTTTCGGGGTTTCGTCCGGTTGCCCATTCAGGCTGCCGGCGGGCACTTGCGGGACGACGCGCATGGGCGAATCAGGGAGGCGGCGTTTGGACATAACTTCAGGTGGTCAGACGGGTTGGGGATGTCGCCCCGGAGTGCATCATGGCAGGGGCAATCACTCCGGGGCGGCGCTGGCGCTACTTTATACGTGCCAATCGGCTGGAAACAACTGGCCGGGCGCCACGCCGGGGCGACTTCCCAACCGCCAGTGTTTCCGCCAAGATAGGCGGCATTTGGCACTTTGTGGTGAAGGATTTTTCCGATGAGTATCTACGAAAAGCACGTGTTCGTGTGTGTGGCGGGCAAAACCTGCCCGACCCAGGGAAGCGAGGCGGTCTGGCAGGCGCTGCGGGATGAAGTCAAAGCCTGCGGCAAGCTGGAGAGCATTCGGGTCAACAAGGCGGGCTGCCTTGCCCAGTGCGGCAACGGCCCGATGGTCGTCGTGTACCCGGAGCAGGTCTGGTATGGGCACGTCGCTGTGGAAGATGCAGCCGCCATTGTCCACGAGCACCTGCTGGGCGGGCAGCCGGTTGAACGGCTGCGCTACGTCAAAGCCAAGCCGGCGGCCTCGTGATGCGCAAGGTCATTGCCACGGCTCCGACGCGCGTTGATCTTGCCGGCGGTACGCTCGACCTTCCACCGCTCTATCTGTTTCATCCGGGGGCGCTCACCGTCAATGCCGCCATTGACCAGCTTGCGACCTGTGAAGTGACGACCCGCGCGGATACGAGCATTGTCCTGGTCTCGCGTGATGTCGGACAGCGTGAAGTGTACCCGTCACGGGAAGCCCTGCGTTTGGACACTCCGCTTCAATTGTTGGCGCGACTGGTGGCTTTTTTTGCACCGTCGGGCGGCATCGAGGTCACGACGGCGTGCGCTGCGCCACATGGTTCGGGACTGGGCGGTTCATCGGCGCTGGTCATCGCCATGGCCGGGGCATTGAATCATCTGACCGGCGCTGGCTACACCCCGGAGCAACTGTTGATGCTGGCCCCGAATATCGAAACGCAGGTGATTCGCGTTCCGGCCGGGGTGCAGGATTACTATCCGGCGGTGTATGGGGGCATCAGCGCCATTCACCTGGGAGTGGGGGGCGTCTGCCATGAGTCGCTGGCGGCCGATTGGCTTCCGTGGCTGGATGCCCACGTCGTGGTCTGCCACACCGGGCAGGCGCACTTTTCCGGCACGAACAACTGGGAAATTTTCAAGCGGCACATCGAGGGCGACCTGGCGACGCAGGCGGCTCTGGCGCGGATCCGGGATTTGGCCCGGGCGATGTATGCTGCCGTGTGCGCCCGTGACCTTGGCGCGGTGGCCGCAGCACTGGAACAGGAATGGCACCACCGGCGGCAACTGGCGGCCGAGGTTTCCACACCGACCATTGAACGGCTCATGGCCGTGGCGCGGGAGTCCGGCGCGCTGGCCGGGAAGGTATGTGGCGCTGGCGGCGGTGGCTGCGTGGTCTTCGTCGTTGCCGAAGGGCGCAAGCCGGATGTGCAGGCCGCTCTGACGGCTGCCGGCGGGCAGGTGCTCGATGCCCATCTCACCACCCAGGGGCTGACCGTGACCGAAGTGTGACGGCTACAGGACGGCTACAGCAGGGGCGGTGTCAGCCGCGCTGCCGCCACCTGCCAGATGGCTGTGTGTACGTCGTTGGGGGAGCGCGTTGCGTCAATGACCCGAATGCGCGTTGGGTACTGTTCGGCCAGCGCCAGAAAGCCGGCTCGCACCCGGTGGTGGAACTCCAGTCCCGCCGCCTCGAAACGGTGGACGGGGGAGCCGCGTTGCCTCAACCGCTGGACGGCCATTTCAACTGGCAGGTCAAGCAGGAAGGTCAAATCCGGTTCCAGCCCCTGCGTGGCGAGCTGGAGACTCTGTTCGATGACCTCGGCGCTTATCTGGCGTCCGTATCCCTGATAGGCCCGGGTGGAATCGGCAAAACGGTCACAGACGACCATCTGGCCGGCGGTCAGCGCCGGACGGATGACGGTCTCGACGTGCTCGGCGCGGTCGGCAGCAAACAGGAGAATTTCAGCGCGGATGGTGGGTGCTGTCTCTCTGGTATCGAGGAGCACCTGGCGAAGGTGACGCCCAAGGCGCGTGCCGCCCGGTTCATAGGTGTGGATGACCGGCACGGCTGCCCGCCGGAGCGCTCCCACCAGCCGTTTCGCCTGGGTCGTTTTTCCACAACCATCAATCCCCTCGAAGCTGATGAACATACCGGGGGTGTACGCTTGACAGGTAGGCATCGGGTTTGGACGCCGTGCAGTTATGGCTCAGGGCGCGTCGCCGCCGTTACCGGCCTCTTTTTCGCCTGACGAACTCTCGGCTGTCGTGCCGGGTGCGGATGCGCCGGAGGATGCCGGATGGCGGCCCGGGCCGCTGCGCATGACGGAAATGGTGGAGATGGCGTGTTTGAAGATGAGCTGTTCCTGCTGTCCGGCTTCCAGAACAACCGAATACTTGTCGAAGCCACGGATGCGGCCCGTCAGTTTGACGCCGCTGACGAGGTAAATCGCTACCAGCGCACGCTCGCGGCGCACCTGATTGAGAAAGGTGTCCTGAAGATTTTGTGAAGACGCCCCCGATGGCGACGCAGGTGATTTGGTATCCATAGTCTTGTGTCCAAAGCCCCCCCCTGCCAGGAAGGCGCGGCAGGTTGACGGTTCAACAGGTTGGGACAAAAAAGAACGTCCAAAAAGATAGATGGTCAAAGTACCATTGCCGCTCCGAAAATTCCAACCGGGCCAGCCCCCTGGCTTGACCTGCCCGGTGGCGAACATCCATGTTCGACCTGCACGCTGGTGCGTAGAAAACCCACAGGAGTCATTGGCATGGCATCATCGCGGACCTTCCCGGACAACCCTGGCCCGGAGCAACGGTTTCAAGCTCTGGTCGAGGTCATGGCGCGGTTGCGCGGCCCACAGGGCTGTCCCTGGGACCGGGAGCAGACGCACCAGACGCTCAAGCCCTATCTTCTGGAAGAAGCCTACGAGGTGCTTCACGCCCTCGACGAAGGGGATGACCGGGAGCTGTGCCGGGAGCTGGGGGATGTTCTGCTCCAGGTGGTCTTCCACGCCCAGATTGCGGCTGAGGAAGGCCGCTTCGACATCTACGCGGTGATTGACGCGCTGCGTGAGAAGCTCATCCGCCGCCACCCGCACGTGTTTGGCAACGTCACGGTGCAGGATGCCCAGGAAGTCACCCGCAACTGGGAAGCCATCAAGGCTCAGGAAAAAGCCCAGGAGAAGTCCGCGGCCAGCCAGGACGGGCGGCCGGCGTCAGTGCTGGATGGGGTTTCGCCCCGGATGCCGGCGCTCATCGAAGCGCGGCAACTGACGGAGCGGGCCGCGTATTACGATTTCGACTGGCCGGATGCCCGGGCGGTACTCGCCAAGCTGGAGGAGGAAACCGGGGAACTCCAGGCGGTGCTGGCGCAGCCGGCACCCAACCCACAGGAAATTGCCGAAGAAGTCGGCGATCTGCTCTTTGTCGTGGTCAATCTGGCGCGCAAGCTCGGCCTCGATCCCGAAGCCACGCTCAAGGCGACGAATCAGAAGTTTCGGCGGCGTTTTGCCGCCGTGGAGCAGGTGCTGGCAGCGCGGGGCAAGACCCTTGCCGAAAGTGACCCGGCCGAGATGAACGCCATCTGGGATGCCATCAAACACGCGCCGGCATCGTCCTCTGAAAGCCATGGCGGATGACCTGCGGGACTGGTTCAGGTTGTGGTTGACGCCGGGCGTCGGGCCCGTCGTGGGCGGTAAGCTGATCCACCACTTTGGCACGCCGGCAGCCGCTCTGGCAGCCCCCTATTCAGAGTTGCGCGCTGTGGGCGTGCCGGAAGAAACGGCCCGGGCCATTGTGGGGCAGGCATCTGAAGCGGCGGTGGAACGGCAGTTGGCGGCTCTGGAGCGTTCCGGCGGTTGCGTACTGACCCTGGCCGATACGGCCTATCCGGCGCTATTGCGTGCTATTCCTGACCCGCCGTTACTGTTGTTCGTTCGGGGAAATCTGGCCGATGCCGTGGCGCAGCC
This window of the Chloracidobacterium sp. N genome carries:
- a CDS encoding ferredoxin is translated as MSIYEKHVFVCVAGKTCPTQGSEAVWQALRDEVKACGKLESIRVNKAGCLAQCGNGPMVVVYPEQVWYGHVAVEDAAAIVHEHLLGGQPVERLRYVKAKPAAS
- a CDS encoding GHMP kinase; the encoded protein is MRKVIATAPTRVDLAGGTLDLPPLYLFHPGALTVNAAIDQLATCEVTTRADTSIVLVSRDVGQREVYPSREALRLDTPLQLLARLVAFFAPSGGIEVTTACAAPHGSGLGGSSALVIAMAGALNHLTGAGYTPEQLLMLAPNIETQVIRVPAGVQDYYPAVYGGISAIHLGVGGVCHESLAADWLPWLDAHVVVCHTGQAHFSGTNNWEIFKRHIEGDLATQAALARIRDLARAMYAAVCARDLGAVAAALEQEWHHRRQLAAEVSTPTIERLMAVARESGALAGKVCGAGGGGCVVFVVAEGRKPDVQAALTAAGGQVLDAHLTTQGLTVTEV
- the tmk gene encoding dTMP kinase gives rise to the protein MPTCQAYTPGMFISFEGIDGCGKTTQAKRLVGALRRAAVPVIHTYEPGGTRLGRHLRQVLLDTRETAPTIRAEILLFAADRAEHVETVIRPALTAGQMVVCDRFADSTRAYQGYGRQISAEVIEQSLQLATQGLEPDLTFLLDLPVEMAVQRLRQRGSPVHRFEAAGLEFHHRVRAGFLALAEQYPTRIRVIDATRSPNDVHTAIWQVAAARLTPPLL
- the hfq gene encoding RNA chaperone Hfq, whose protein sequence is MDTKSPASPSGASSQNLQDTFLNQVRRERALVAIYLVSGVKLTGRIRGFDKYSVVLEAGQQEQLIFKHAISTISVMRSGPGRHPASSGASAPGTTAESSSGEKEAGNGGDAP
- the mazG gene encoding nucleoside triphosphate pyrophosphohydrolase → MASSRTFPDNPGPEQRFQALVEVMARLRGPQGCPWDREQTHQTLKPYLLEEAYEVLHALDEGDDRELCRELGDVLLQVVFHAQIAAEEGRFDIYAVIDALREKLIRRHPHVFGNVTVQDAQEVTRNWEAIKAQEKAQEKSAASQDGRPASVLDGVSPRMPALIEARQLTERAAYYDFDWPDARAVLAKLEEETGELQAVLAQPAPNPQEIAEEVGDLLFVVVNLARKLGLDPEATLKATNQKFRRRFAAVEQVLAARGKTLAESDPAEMNAIWDAIKHAPASSSESHGG